A portion of the Calliphora vicina chromosome 5, idCalVici1.1, whole genome shotgun sequence genome contains these proteins:
- the LOC135961194 gene encoding putative nuclease HARBI1, with translation MPSEKSKIISGLCEKYIFEVVMADSSDEDNEEETTEMFLMHMANLLGNRRSVHFGVPKSEKWQQNVLKEFDDERFNQMVRVRPEEFFYILDLIKDDEVFKTSSSTAQLPVEMQLKIVLYRLGSYGDGLSIRKVATLFGVGDGGTIQIVTDRVFKAILNLKKRFLFWPNSRERSEILYATKDEMPGCIGYIDGSEIKLAEAPVKNHELFFSRKRQYAIKVQAVCDYKLRIRQLTVGYPGSVHDAKIFSNCPIAKHHERFVSPPQWIAGDSAYPLKSFLLTPFRTNSIEHTKEERVLYNKHFSKYRVRIENCFGILKEKFSSLKELKLRMMSDKNKMLCNDWIIVCGILHNILIDFNAENKSEILIPEINLPPESNTRSGLLQFIQIQNV, from the exons atgccaagtgagaaatctaaaataataTCCGGTTTGtgcgaaaaatacattttcgagGTGGTAATGGCTGACTCAA GTGACGAGGACAATGAAGAAGAAACTACTGAAATGTTTCTAATGCACATGGCTAATTTGCTAGGCAACCGCAGAAGTGTTCATTTTGGAGTGCCAAAGTCAGAAAAGTGGCAACAAAACGTGCTAAAGGAATTTGATGACGAACGGTTCAACCAAATGGTTCGCGTTCGTCCAGaagagtttttttatatattggacCTTATAAAAGACGATGAGGTCTTTAAGACAAGTTCAAGTACAGCACAACTTCCAGTCGAaatgcaattgaaaattgtacTTTATCGATTAGGCTCCTATGGTGATGGGCTATCAATTCGAAAAGTAGCCACTCTCTTTGGTGTGGGTGATGGAGGCACCATTCAAATTGTGACCGATCGCGTTTTCAAAGCcatattaaacttaaaaaaacgatttttattttggcCCAATTCAAGAGAACGATCTGAAATTTTGTACGCAACAAAAGACGAAATGCCTGGATGTATAGGGTATATAGACGGCTCGGAAATAAAATTAGCGGAAGCACCTGTGAAAAATCATGAGCTATTCTTTTCGCGGAAACGCCAATATGCGATTAAGGTGCAAGCGGTGTGTGACTACAAATTGCGAATAAGGCAATTAACAGTAGGTTATCCAGGCAGCGTGCATgacgcaaaaatattttcaaattgtccAATAGCAAAGCATCATGAACGTTTCGTATCACCACCTCAATGGATCGCTGGAGATAGCGCTTATCCACTAAAATCCTTCCTGTTAACGCCATTTAGGACTAATAGCATCGAGCACACTAAAGAGGAAAGAGTGTTATACAACAAACACTTTTCGAAATATCGAGTACGTATTGAGAACTGTTTCGGTATTTTAAAAGAGAAATTCAGCAGCTTAAAAGAACTTAAATTAAGAATGATGTCTGATAAAAATAAGATGCTATGCAACGACTGGATTATAGTTTGTGGCATTTTACATaacattttaatagatttcaacgccgaaaataaaagtgaaatattaatACCAGAAATTAACTTACCTCCAGAAAGCAATACTAGATCTGGTTTACTTCAATTCATTCAAATCCAAAATGTTTAA
- the LOC135961195 gene encoding uncharacterized protein LOC135961195, producing the protein MDSKEDIQPKTKRVRTNPTRKWSLVEEKALIEFLMGHRDFEKPTAQAYYRQFSTEMQVDIEWKLARAKVRNMRTSFNKAKSWEGSTGAGSMEGETMRATLVKMCTFFYELDDIFGSRIVEAAIIEDTVEPDPIEEMFEVIEVDAEENSTSQPNVQLPSPASTSRKGIYSRTALSEILQMQSEMFNYKKEKGGQELKFKEKELALKEREIDLREKELTSNERLKIMELEMKERIAMEELKHKYK; encoded by the exons atggaCTCTAAAGAAGATATTCAG CCAAAGACCAAACGTGTGCGCACCAATCCCACCAGAAAATGGAGTTTAGTAGAGGAGAAGGCGCTTATAGAATTTTTGATGGGACATAGAGATTTTGAg AAGCCGACTGCCCAGGCTTATTACAGGCAATTTTCAACGGAAATGCAAGTGGATATTGAGTGGAAGCTGGCAAGAGCAAAGGTACGAAACATGCGTACAAGCTTTAACAAAGCGAAAAGTTGGGAAGGTTCAACAGGCGCCGGCAGCATGGAAGGCGAAACTATGAGAg ctACTTTAGTCAAAATGTGTACCTTTTTTTATGAGCTCGACGACATTTTTGGTAGCAGAATTGTTGAAGCGGCAATTATCGAAGATACGGTAGAACCTGATCCAATTGAGGAAATGTTCGAGGTTATTGAGGTAGATGCCGAAGAAAACTCGACGTCACAACCCAATGTTCAGCTTCCTAGTCCAGCTTCCACCAGCCGTAAGGGTATATATTCCCGGACTGCATTATCGGAAATATTGCAAATGCAGTCCGAAATGTTCAACTATAAAAAGGAGAAAGGTGGCCAAGAgctcaaatttaaagaaaaagaatTGGCACTGAAGGAAAGAGAAATTGATCTCAGAGAGAAGGAGCTCACAAGCAACGAACGATTAAAAATAATGGAGCTTGAAATGAAGGAGAGAATAGCAATGGAGGAGCTAAagcacaaatataaataa